From the genome of Varibaculum prostatecancerukia, one region includes:
- a CDS encoding class I SAM-dependent methyltransferase → MENASSLPQSDRSTSTAAGHWVLARAGKRVLRPGGLKLTKRMLSAANMQGKEIVEFAPGLGRTAQLIITEGVASYVGVDQDPAAVARVEAIVKPSGGTVINAKAQDTGLSSESAEVVVGEAMLTMQGEKAKAEIVAEAFRLLEPGGRYAIHELGLTPNDIDPKLADGLRKQLARTIRVNARPLTENEWRAVLTNAGFEVEWIGFAPMALLSPRRNLADEGLLGVARIIRNLIRDKDLRARVLQMRSTFNKYRDHLTGIAIVAKKPSK, encoded by the coding sequence ATGGAAAATGCGTCTTCATTGCCACAATCTGATCGTTCAACCAGTACTGCTGCCGGACATTGGGTGCTTGCTCGTGCCGGAAAGCGGGTGCTTCGCCCCGGCGGATTGAAATTGACGAAACGGATGTTGAGTGCAGCCAATATGCAGGGAAAAGAAATCGTTGAGTTCGCTCCAGGGCTGGGTCGTACTGCGCAATTAATCATCACCGAAGGTGTAGCCTCCTATGTTGGTGTTGATCAGGATCCGGCGGCAGTCGCACGGGTAGAAGCCATCGTTAAACCCTCCGGTGGAACAGTCATTAACGCCAAAGCGCAAGACACCGGGTTGAGTAGTGAAAGCGCTGAGGTAGTGGTCGGTGAAGCGATGCTAACAATGCAAGGTGAGAAAGCTAAAGCCGAAATCGTTGCTGAGGCATTTCGTCTCCTGGAACCAGGGGGTCGTTACGCCATCCACGAGCTCGGGCTCACCCCAAATGATATTGACCCAAAGTTGGCTGACGGGTTACGCAAGCAATTAGCCCGGACGATTCGAGTTAACGCGCGCCCGCTGACCGAGAATGAATGGCGAGCGGTACTCACGAATGCGGGTTTTGAGGTGGAATGGATAGGTTTTGCGCCGATGGCGTTACTATCGCCCAGGCGCAACTTGGCAGATGAAGGCCTCTTGGGGGTAGCCCGGATTATCCGTAACCTAATCCGGGATAAAGACCTACGAGCCCGGGTTCTTCAGATGCGATCCACTTTCAACAAATACCGCGACCACCTGACCGGAATCGCTATAGTAGCTAAGAAGCCATCCAAGTAA
- a CDS encoding cupin domain-containing protein, whose product MSAETPASPALGFINTLANEIEYAAGSTVSKTLLRAEGVNVVLFSFDAGEELSEHTAAMPVLVETLEGELEITAEGKTVTLLPGGLVHFTTRLPHAVKAIKPSKMVLYMLARPQTQSND is encoded by the coding sequence ATGAGCGCTGAAACTCCAGCATCCCCAGCCCTAGGTTTTATCAACACTCTAGCTAATGAAATCGAGTACGCGGCAGGCTCAACTGTCTCAAAAACCTTGCTGCGCGCAGAGGGCGTCAACGTTGTGCTATTTTCCTTCGATGCCGGCGAGGAGCTTTCCGAGCACACGGCTGCGATGCCGGTGCTCGTCGAAACCCTAGAAGGTGAACTCGAAATTACCGCCGAAGGTAAAACTGTAACCCTATTACCTGGTGGTTTAGTACATTTCACCACCCGATTGCCGCATGCCGTTAAAGCCATCAAGCCATCAAAAATGGTGCTCTACATGCTGGCAAGACCGCAAACCCAAAGTAACGACTAG
- the lipA gene encoding lipoyl synthase, protein MSTLPEVGDRKLLRVEARNALSPIENKPDWIKTKVVSGKNYMDMRHLVRRSGLNTVCAEANCPNIYECWQDREATFLIGGAVCTRRCDFCDIATGRPSEYDREEPSRVADSVAELGLRYATVTGVSRDDLPDGASWLYAETARQIHAKSPNTGVELLVDDFRGHQGALEEVFSSNPEVFGHNLETVPRIFRQIRPAFRYERSLEVLEAASDAGLITKSNLILGMGETREEIEAALRALKDAKVDIMTITQYLRPSPLHHPIDRWVKPTEFVELSKYAYNLGFSAVMAGPLVRSSYRAGRLWARAMQAKGRELPANLAQLAEEGTARQEASALLASRTS, encoded by the coding sequence ATGTCTACACTTCCTGAGGTGGGAGACCGCAAGCTATTGCGGGTAGAGGCACGGAACGCCCTCAGCCCCATCGAAAACAAGCCAGACTGGATAAAAACCAAGGTAGTTTCGGGTAAGAACTATATGGATATGCGGCACCTGGTGCGCCGCTCCGGGCTAAACACGGTCTGTGCGGAAGCCAATTGTCCGAATATCTATGAATGTTGGCAGGATCGCGAAGCCACCTTCCTGATTGGCGGCGCGGTCTGTACCCGGCGCTGCGACTTTTGCGATATTGCTACCGGGCGCCCCAGCGAATATGACCGCGAGGAACCTAGCAGGGTCGCGGACTCGGTTGCCGAACTAGGTCTGCGTTACGCTACGGTCACTGGAGTTTCCCGCGATGACCTGCCTGATGGAGCCTCCTGGCTGTATGCGGAAACTGCCCGCCAGATTCACGCTAAATCCCCCAATACCGGGGTAGAACTACTTGTAGATGACTTTCGCGGACACCAAGGTGCCCTTGAGGAAGTATTCTCGTCTAACCCCGAAGTATTCGGACACAATCTGGAAACCGTACCCCGGATTTTCCGGCAGATTCGCCCCGCCTTCCGCTATGAGCGTTCCCTAGAGGTTTTAGAAGCCGCCTCAGATGCCGGTTTGATTACCAAATCGAACCTAATTTTAGGGATGGGAGAAACCCGCGAGGAAATCGAGGCCGCCCTGCGCGCCTTGAAAGATGCCAAAGTCGATATTATGACCATCACCCAGTATCTGCGTCCTTCCCCTCTGCATCACCCCATCGATCGCTGGGTAAAACCAACCGAGTTTGTGGAACTTTCAAAATATGCCTATAACCTGGGATTTTCGGCGGTTATGGCCGGGCCGCTCGTGCGTTCTTCCTATCGGGCAGGGCGGCTGTGGGCGCGCGCCATGCAGGCGAAAGGCCGGGAGTTGCCCGCTAATCTGGCGCAACTAGCGGAGGAAGGCACCGCGCGCCAAGAGGCCTCCGCCCTGCTAGCGTCCCGTACTTCCTAA
- the lipB gene encoding lipoyl(octanoyl) transferase LipB — MQILDLTTELQDYRTLDNLHKQVHGEVAAGTRENTALLVQYSPTFTVGRNTKPEDVPNKDVPVIEVNRGGSVTWHGPGQLVCYPIVKLPQPLDVIRFIRAVEQVVIDTLDPYGIHAQRIKGRAGAWIVRPGEIDKKIAAIGIHTARGASMHGFALNVNPTFSDFARIIPCGLADAWVTSMSEQGCQETVTSMRAPVIASLQRILDTPYFRGEGQRGEDENVYTS; from the coding sequence GTGCAAATTTTGGATTTAACCACCGAGCTGCAGGACTACCGCACTCTGGATAATCTACATAAACAGGTACACGGCGAGGTAGCAGCGGGAACGCGAGAAAATACTGCTCTCTTGGTGCAGTACTCCCCTACTTTCACCGTCGGCCGCAACACCAAACCGGAAGATGTGCCCAATAAAGATGTACCGGTGATTGAGGTTAACCGCGGGGGATCGGTTACTTGGCATGGCCCCGGGCAACTAGTTTGCTACCCGATAGTGAAGCTACCGCAGCCTCTAGATGTTATTCGCTTTATTCGCGCCGTGGAACAGGTAGTTATCGATACCTTAGACCCCTATGGGATTCATGCGCAGCGGATTAAGGGTCGGGCAGGTGCCTGGATTGTGCGGCCGGGTGAAATCGATAAGAAGATTGCCGCCATCGGGATTCATACTGCTCGGGGTGCTTCTATGCATGGTTTCGCCCTCAACGTGAACCCCACTTTTAGTGATTTTGCCCGGATAATTCCCTGCGGTCTCGCCGATGCTTGGGTAACTTCTATGAGCGAACAAGGCTGCCAGGAAACCGTGACCTCCATGCGCGCCCCGGTAATAGCTAGTTTGCAGCGCATCTTAGATACCCCTTACTTTAGAGGGGAAGGACAACGCGGGGAGGACGAAAATGTCTACACTTCCTGA
- the metX gene encoding homoserine O-acetyltransferase MetX encodes MQTVTKDNVQRAGINPRQQYPGTNWANNPAWLPGDDPGNRQFVALGELPLENGGSLPGGYLAYETWGTLNADASNAILIEHALTGDSHVIGSQTTAHPTAGWWERVVGPGKPIDTDRYFVVAPNCLGGCQGSTGPAWPAPDGLPWGSRFPEITTRDQVRAENKLRVHLGVLSWALIVGPSAGGFRALEWACLYPQRVRALALVATAEATSADQTGWAHMQVRAQELDPTFDGGDYYLAADKEAGNPGMALARQIAHATYRTSTELNTRFGHNPQCGENPLAGGRYAVESYLDYHGKKLTRRFDPGSYRALTRAMITHDIGRGRGGTRRAAGSISALTLVIGVDSDRLFPVEECAELARQIPGAQYRQVTSSSGHDGFLVETRQVEEILGDFVAGL; translated from the coding sequence ATGCAAACGGTAACTAAGGATAACGTTCAAAGGGCTGGGATTAATCCCCGCCAACAGTATCCCGGCACTAACTGGGCAAATAATCCCGCCTGGCTACCCGGAGATGACCCCGGTAACCGCCAGTTTGTTGCCCTGGGAGAACTGCCTCTAGAAAATGGGGGCAGCCTGCCGGGAGGCTACCTGGCGTATGAAACCTGGGGTACGCTGAACGCGGATGCCTCTAATGCAATTTTGATTGAGCATGCGCTAACTGGTGACTCCCATGTGATTGGGTCGCAAACCACGGCGCATCCCACTGCTGGCTGGTGGGAGCGGGTAGTAGGCCCAGGCAAACCAATCGATACGGATCGCTACTTTGTGGTGGCTCCCAATTGTCTAGGGGGATGCCAAGGATCTACTGGCCCGGCCTGGCCCGCCCCCGATGGTCTACCCTGGGGTTCACGGTTTCCAGAAATCACTACTCGTGACCAGGTGCGCGCGGAAAACAAGTTGCGGGTACATCTGGGGGTGTTGTCGTGGGCATTGATAGTCGGGCCTTCGGCAGGAGGATTCCGTGCCCTGGAGTGGGCGTGCCTATATCCGCAGCGCGTACGGGCCTTGGCGCTGGTCGCTACCGCCGAAGCGACCAGCGCTGACCAGACCGGTTGGGCGCATATGCAGGTTCGTGCCCAAGAGCTAGATCCCACCTTTGATGGTGGCGACTACTATTTAGCGGCCGATAAAGAAGCGGGTAACCCCGGAATGGCGCTGGCTCGACAAATCGCACACGCCACCTACCGCACCAGCACCGAGTTAAACACCCGTTTTGGGCATAATCCCCAATGCGGTGAAAATCCTCTGGCAGGTGGACGTTATGCGGTGGAATCGTACCTGGATTATCACGGTAAGAAACTGACGCGGCGTTTTGATCCTGGTTCTTATCGGGCGTTAACTCGCGCGATGATAACTCACGATATTGGGCGCGGACGTGGCGGTACCCGCCGCGCCGCCGGCTCAATCTCCGCGCTCACCCTAGTTATCGGAGTAGATTCCGACCGCCTATTTCCGGTGGAAGAATGTGCGGAACTGGCGCGTCAGATTCCGGGTGCCCAGTATCGGCAAGTCACTTCTTCTTCCGGTCACGACGGTTTCTTAGTGGAAACCCGACAAGTGGAAGAAATCTTGGGCGATTTCGTTGCTGGCTTATAG
- a CDS encoding O-acetylhomoserine aminocarboxypropyltransferase/cysteine synthase family protein — MTKQNWGFNTRQIHAGYRPDKEVGSPVPPLYQTNGYVFKDAKQGADRFALKEPGPIYTRLNNPTNEVFEERVNSLEGGVGALSTSSGAAAIALTILTIAEAGDNIVASPSLYGGTIAFLANNLPRYGITTTFVADPTDAAQWEAAADDRTIAFFGETIPNPKNDFLDIEAVAQTAHRVGVPFIVDNTVATPYLTRPLEWGADIVVHSASKYLCGHGNSIQGVIVDGGSFDWGADPERFPQFNQPDPSYHGLVYKDLGESAFILKARVQGLRDFGFAASPFNSFLVNIGIETLSLRVQRHVENAQKVAEFLEAHPQVASVNYSGLASSPTHDLQQKYAPGGAGAVLAFDLEGDRADGEAFVDALGLLTNVANLGDLRSQVIHPASTTHSQANEQELAAAGISQSTIRVSVGLEDVDDIIADLEAGFAAIKK; from the coding sequence ATGACTAAGCAAAACTGGGGTTTCAATACCCGCCAGATTCACGCCGGATACCGCCCCGATAAAGAAGTGGGATCCCCGGTACCACCCCTTTATCAAACCAACGGCTATGTTTTTAAGGACGCGAAACAGGGCGCCGATCGCTTCGCCCTAAAAGAACCCGGCCCCATCTACACTCGCCTCAATAACCCCACTAATGAGGTTTTCGAGGAGCGGGTGAACTCCTTAGAGGGCGGAGTGGGGGCGCTTTCGACTTCTTCGGGAGCCGCCGCGATTGCCCTAACTATTTTGACGATTGCCGAAGCTGGCGACAATATTGTCGCCTCCCCTTCGCTATACGGAGGCACCATCGCGTTCCTGGCCAACAACCTGCCGCGTTATGGCATCACCACCACTTTCGTTGCCGACCCTACCGACGCCGCGCAATGGGAGGCAGCCGCCGATGACCGCACGATTGCTTTCTTTGGGGAAACTATTCCCAACCCGAAGAATGATTTTCTGGATATTGAGGCCGTGGCACAGACCGCTCACCGCGTCGGGGTTCCTTTTATCGTGGATAACACGGTAGCTACCCCCTATTTGACCCGCCCCCTAGAGTGGGGAGCCGATATTGTGGTGCATTCGGCCTCGAAATATCTGTGCGGACACGGAAACTCTATCCAAGGGGTGATTGTTGATGGTGGCTCCTTCGATTGGGGCGCCGACCCGGAGCGTTTTCCCCAGTTCAACCAGCCGGATCCCTCCTATCACGGCCTGGTCTATAAAGACCTAGGGGAAAGCGCATTCATCCTGAAAGCCCGAGTGCAGGGACTACGCGACTTTGGGTTTGCGGCTAGCCCCTTTAACTCTTTCCTAGTAAATATCGGGATTGAAACCCTTTCGCTGCGGGTGCAACGCCATGTAGAGAACGCCCAGAAAGTGGCGGAGTTCTTGGAGGCGCACCCGCAGGTAGCATCGGTTAACTATTCGGGGCTAGCATCTTCTCCCACCCATGATTTGCAGCAAAAATATGCTCCCGGCGGTGCCGGCGCGGTTTTGGCTTTCGATTTAGAGGGCGACCGCGCAGATGGGGAGGCGTTCGTGGACGCTTTGGGGTTGCTAACTAATGTGGCGAACCTGGGAGATTTGCGTTCCCAAGTTATTCACCCGGCTTCTACTACCCATTCGCAAGCTAATGAGCAAGAGTTGGCGGCGGCGGGAATCAGCCAATCCACTATCCGGGTTTCGGTTGGTCTAGAGGACGTAGATGACATAATCGCTGATCTTGAAGCGGGATTCGCGGCAATTAAGAAGTGA
- a CDS encoding YihY/virulence factor BrkB family protein has protein sequence MQEINSSPQLSVRARHPEQFSPTFSEVRAQAGIAEKAKTFALWIQRTRIVRSLMRYSNGRGALLAGGIAYSAIFSLAAALTIGVTVLLGALGRSPRLQDAVFSSIATSLPGVLEWNGSSGILSPSDLVLSTSFSITGIVAIVVLLFSATGVMRAMKSSIRAMFGIDQVPAGAAMEKLRDLLGFVVIALGVGATGILTLMNSIVGKEILLAIGVESAFASLLIRSGSFFISAAIDGLVLWILIRFVALVRVPKIDLLCGLAIFGMLSTLIRSLGTSVVGAVDNPLLASFAAIATLLLWINLLSRVMLICCSFIANPPKALKVTEAEDVHGTETPNYVSLSSPLTLDWAHHRLSGKVDLDEPADTTLPEQSTLRTGRKWRSRLVTETGKPWQGKVSAYIDRLIARQEKRIAFLHSLKDSRRDPH, from the coding sequence ATGCAAGAAATCAACAGCTCGCCGCAGCTATCGGTGCGCGCTCGCCACCCTGAACAATTTTCACCTACTTTTTCCGAGGTGAGAGCACAAGCAGGGATAGCAGAAAAAGCTAAAACATTTGCCCTCTGGATTCAGCGCACCCGGATCGTGCGTTCGCTCATGCGTTACAGCAATGGACGGGGAGCGCTGCTGGCTGGCGGAATTGCTTATTCCGCGATTTTTTCGCTCGCTGCCGCCCTCACAATTGGGGTCACGGTCTTGCTAGGAGCCCTCGGGCGTAGTCCTCGCCTGCAGGATGCCGTATTTTCCTCGATTGCTACTTCCCTACCGGGAGTGCTGGAATGGAACGGTTCTTCTGGAATCTTGAGTCCCTCAGATCTGGTACTTTCCACCTCTTTTTCAATCACCGGAATAGTGGCGATAGTAGTGCTGCTATTTTCCGCTACCGGGGTAATGCGGGCTATGAAATCTTCTATCCGCGCCATGTTCGGAATAGATCAGGTACCTGCCGGGGCGGCAATGGAGAAACTGCGAGACCTGCTGGGGTTTGTGGTTATTGCTTTGGGAGTGGGCGCCACCGGGATTTTAACCTTGATGAATTCGATTGTTGGGAAGGAAATATTGCTGGCAATCGGGGTGGAATCTGCGTTTGCTTCGCTGCTAATTCGATCCGGATCTTTCTTTATTAGTGCCGCTATTGACGGGTTAGTCCTGTGGATTTTGATTCGTTTTGTGGCTCTAGTCAGAGTCCCAAAAATTGATCTTCTCTGCGGTTTAGCAATCTTCGGGATGCTATCCACCCTGATTAGATCCCTGGGAACCTCGGTAGTGGGAGCGGTTGATAATCCCCTACTTGCTTCCTTTGCGGCTATCGCCACTTTGCTGCTGTGGATTAACTTGCTTTCGCGAGTAATGCTGATCTGTTGCTCGTTTATCGCTAATCCTCCTAAGGCACTCAAAGTTACAGAAGCTGAGGACGTGCATGGCACCGAAACGCCTAACTATGTTTCCCTATCTTCACCACTCACGTTGGATTGGGCGCACCACCGATTGAGCGGAAAGGTTGATTTGGATGAGCCCGCTGACACTACTTTGCCCGAGCAGTCAACGCTAAGAACGGGGAGAAAGTGGCGTTCGCGCCTGGTTACTGAAACTGGGAAACCCTGGCAAGGAAAAGTTTCTGCCTATATCGACCGTCTGATTGCCCGGCAGGAAAAGCGAATAGCTTTCCTGCACTCTCTTAAAGACTCGCGACGCGATCCTCACTAG
- a CDS encoding DeoR/GlpR family DNA-binding transcription regulator: MLAHQRHDEILRQVNQNGSVRVTDLVTLLDVSEMTVRRDIRVLAEKGLLERVHGGAVRLEVEPGRANLPASAPSGEEKLLAQAALETIRPGSSVFIGGGGCGSILAKLITESEFFSSLTVATNFLPVAKILDDAQQKQRDNGTVPAQIIIFGGQPENYENLGSLTLANAANFYFHSVFIEAEGIDKETGLSCENLDKAALERVLVRNCEFATVMVPTRSWGRTALNVVCPLKQLSRVVSATEPPTEIAEALTQAQIMLDLREP, from the coding sequence ATGCTAGCGCACCAGCGGCACGATGAAATTTTACGGCAAGTAAATCAAAACGGATCAGTGCGGGTAACTGACCTGGTAACGCTGTTGGACGTATCAGAAATGACGGTGCGGCGTGATATCCGGGTATTGGCGGAAAAAGGGCTACTCGAGCGGGTTCATGGCGGTGCGGTTAGGCTCGAGGTAGAACCGGGGCGCGCAAACCTGCCTGCTAGCGCTCCTAGCGGGGAAGAAAAACTACTCGCACAAGCCGCACTAGAAACTATCCGGCCAGGCTCTAGTGTGTTTATCGGAGGCGGAGGCTGCGGCTCCATTCTGGCTAAACTAATAACCGAGAGCGAATTTTTTTCCTCGCTTACAGTAGCAACTAACTTTTTGCCAGTCGCAAAGATTCTCGACGATGCCCAACAAAAGCAGCGCGACAACGGCACTGTCCCTGCCCAAATAATTATTTTTGGAGGACAACCGGAAAACTATGAAAATCTAGGCTCGCTCACCTTGGCAAATGCCGCTAATTTTTATTTCCATTCGGTATTCATAGAGGCAGAAGGAATAGATAAAGAAACCGGCTTGAGCTGTGAAAATCTTGATAAAGCAGCTTTGGAACGAGTATTGGTTCGCAATTGTGAATTTGCTACCGTAATGGTGCCTACCCGCAGTTGGGGGCGCACGGCGTTAAACGTAGTTTGCCCCCTGAAGCAACTCTCGCGGGTGGTATCGGCCACGGAGCCGCCTACAGAAATAGCGGAGGCTTTGACCCAGGCGCAAATAATGCTGGACCTGCGCGAGCCCTAA